The Sciurus carolinensis chromosome 18, mSciCar1.2, whole genome shotgun sequence genome contains a region encoding:
- the LOC124970666 gene encoding speedy protein E4-like encodes MSDQEISQSEQPPPQPSTSGHLQVVVDDEVAGPSAPWLEPCLLCRVLKKREWTSESEEDSDEELEELDSELNHPWDVDSLCGLKMKLKKRRMDLVLPEHHEVFKRLLEDPVVKGFLAWDKNLRVSDKYLLSMVIAYFSRAGLFSWQYQRIHFFLALYLANDMEEDNQVPKQDIFYFLYGQSYALRPLFHKLRYQFICSMGWNTWVSLEECEEIQAYDPQLWVWGRDRTLIP; translated from the exons ATGTCGGATCAGGAAATCTCCCAGTCTGAGcaaccacctccccagcccagcacctcAGGCCACCTGCAGGTGGTGGTAGATGATGAGGTCGCAGGCCCATCAG CCCCGTGGTTAGAACCCTGCCTCCTATGTCGGGTCTTGAAGAAGAGGGAGTGGACCTCCGAATCAGAGGAGGAT TCTGACgaggagctggaggagctggaTAGTGAGCTAAATCACCCCTGGGATGTCGATTCACTGTGTGGCCTCAAAATGAAGCTCAAAAAACGGCGAATGGACTTGGTGCTACCAGAACACCATGAAGTTTTTAAGAGGCTACTAG AGGATCCTGTTGTCAAAGGATTCCTGGCCTGGGACAAGAACCTGAGGGTGTCTGACAAG TACCTCCTGTCTATGGTGATAGCTTATTTTAGCCGGGCTGGCCTCTTCTCCTGGCAGTACCAACGAATCCACTTCTTCCTGGCCCT ATACCTGGCCAATGACATGGAGGAGGACAACCAGGTTCCTAAACAAGacatcttttatttcctctatgGGCAGAGCTATGCCCTGCGTCCCTTGTTCCACAAACTGCGCTATCAATTCATCTGCTCCATGGGCTGGAACACTTGGGTTTCCTTGGAGGAGTGTGAGGAG atTCAAGCTTATGATCCGCAGCTCTGGGTGTGGGGCCGAGATCGCACCCTCATTCCCTAG